One Poecilia reticulata strain Guanapo linkage group LG19, Guppy_female_1.0+MT, whole genome shotgun sequence genomic window carries:
- the LOC103481084 gene encoding uncharacterized protein LOC103481084 isoform X3 yields the protein MFVTFWICFCLLVMVGADSCLIISEINADNPGLDTTEFVELYHTSGQRASLDGYTLVFYNGKGNVAYKVLDLKDHSTDDRGFFLVGSLDLVPKPAILLPPNTVQNGPDAVVLYRTAAAARYLEKMNVTAVGLVDAVVYMTRRSGGAEFLAEVLTPGEPAFVEDEAAHEADESIERCLLSDDQWGFRVSLPSPGQRNNCTPPAAPLTSPFINELKLGSGQVDGSVELTDVSAAGPVVLVVWDGKTDKVSVSMDVDTSRNGLNFMTVNKKYMKGDESGAVAIYSGRAADFPVGSPLRQTQPLDAFVFAGPGNKPSSNLTETLIPGRLPYQLSTSLREGGFYLSRCGVATWARDPGTFWEAPQTPGLPNKCPWPKICPHTILIPGGTDSPPHLPPGSSGDFLINELNTDTPGAAEDGEYIELWHPSGLRASLQGVWILLFSAHNNKPYREISLSGHFTTSKGYFLLGSDRLAPAPSLRLPPNTIQNGPDAVALYRSLSGPPSAAQRGIPTRGLLDAVVYRQRGSDMEAQELSQALTPGQLPLLEDPDVLPGDEALSRCGGLYPLDLSAFSVAPPTPLRENVCPRPPPAPEGVVISEVSSARWSNHSQQGGFVELQGPALTDLRGLVLSVFDQDAGGTAVAVPLRGVIDQDGFYVVGHGHDADQAFPEGASVPAAGAAVLCYDLFSVCRAGTALTNSSLRDVLVFSENQRLLASLSTTRGRQVLPSLRWSVGNGPVSLSRCSCCQVRSPSSWTSSSPTPHSNNVCPSSAYSSQIDLCLGPPASSWQEQPGECSALIQGAKMAEVADYLEQRCDCGISALYLQGTNVSCVSGWLRVQGDIQALSDHQRALIIQTASADSSAARAETCSPPSTGRYTGAASALGLQIGLIVTVLLLLGLGAALFTYLYRRRRPLDYYTMELSEHAEGLSDL from the exons ATGTTCGTTACTTTCTGGATTTGTTTCTGCCTGCTGGTGATGGTCGGTGCGGACTCTTGCCTCATCATCAGCGAGATCAACGCTGATAACCCCGGACTGGACACCACCGAGTTCGTGGAGCTGTACCACACCAGCGGACAGCGAGCCTCCCTGGACGGCTACACCCTGGTGTTTTATAACGGCAAAGGGAACGTAGCCTACAAGGTTCTGGACCTGAAGGACCACAGCACGGACGACAGAGGATTCTTCCTGGTCGGCTCCTTGGACCTGGTGCCCAAGCCGGCCATCCTCCTTCCCCCAAACACGGTCCAGAACGGCCCGGACGCCGTGGTCCTCTACCgcaccgccgccgccgcccgcTACCTGGAGAAGATGAACGTCACGGCGGTGGGGCTGGTGGACGCCGTGGTCTACATGACGCGGCGCTCCGGGGGAGCCGAGTTCCTGGCGGAGGTCCTGACGCCCGGAGAACCGGCGTTTGTTGAAGACGAAGCGGCGCACGAAGCGGACGAGTCGATCGAAAGGTGCCTGCTGTCGGACGACCAATGGGGCTTCCGGGTGTCGCTGCCGTCTCCAGGTCAGCGGAACAACTGCACTCCGCCGGCCGCGCCGCTGACCAGTCCCTTCATTAACGAGCTGAAGCTGGGCAGCGGACAGGTGGACGGGTCGGTGGAGCTGACGGACGTCTCGGCTGCAGGGCCCGTGGTTCTGGTGGTTTGGGACGGGAAAACGGACAAGGTTAGCGTTAGCATGGACGTGGACACGTCCAGGAATGGACTCAACTTTATGACCGTCAACAAGAAATACATGAAAG GCGATGAGTCTGGCGCTGTGGCCATTTACAGCGGCAGAGCTGCAGACTTCCCGGTGGGGAGTCCGCTGAGGCAGACGCAGCCGCTCGACGCGTTCGTGTTCGCCGGGCCTGGAAACAAGCCGAGCTCCAACCTGACGGAGACGCTGATCCCCGGCAGGCTGCCCTACCAGCTCAGCACCAG TTTGCGAGAGGGCGGCTTCTACCTGAGCCGCTGCGGTGTGGCTACCTGGGCCAGAGATCCCGGCACCTTCTGGGAGGCGCCACAGACTCCCGGGCTGCCCAACAAATGCCCCTGGCCCAAAATCTGCCCCCACACCATCT TGATCCCTGGCGGAACGGATTCGCCGCCTCACCTGCCGCCGGGCAGCAGCGGCGACTTCCTGATCAATGAGCTGAACACGGACACGCCGGGCGCGGCCGAGGACGGGGAGTACATCGAGCTGTGGCACCCGTCGGGCCTGCGGGCCTCGCTGCAGGGCGTCTGGATCCTGCTCTTCAGCGCGCACAACAACAAGCCGTACCGGGAGATCAGCCTGAGCGGCCACTTCACCACCTCCAAGGGTTACTTCCTGCTGGGCAGCGACAGGCTGGCGCCGGCGCCGTCGCTCCGCCTTCCTCCCAACACCATCCAGAACGGGCCGGACGCCGTGGCGCTGTACCGCAGCCTGTCCGGCCCGCCGTCGGCGGCCCAGAGGGGGATCCCGACCCGGGGCCTGCTGGACGCCGTGGTGTACCGGCAGAGGGGGTCGGACATGGAGGCGCAGGAGCTGAGCCAGGCGCTGACCCCGGGGCAGCTGCCGCTGCTGGAGGATCCCGATGTTCTGCCCGGCGATGAAGCACTCAGCCGCTGCGGAGGCCTCTACCCGTTGGACCTGTCGGCTTTCTCG GTGGCTCCGCCCACTCCTCTGCGGGAGAACGTCTGCCCCCGTCCTCCTCCGGCGCCGGAAGGCGTCGTCATCAGCGAGGTGTCGAGCGCGCGCTGGAGCAACCACAGCCAGCAGGGGGGCTTCGTGGAGCTGCAGGGGCCGGCCCTGACCGACCTGCGGGGCCTGGTGCTCTCCGTGTTCGACCAGGACGCCGGCGGCACCGCCGTCGCCGTCCCGTTACGAGGAGTCATCGACCAGGACGGCTTCTATGTTGTTGGACATGGCCATGACGCAG ATCAGGCCTTTCCTGAGGGAGCCTCGGTGCCGGCGGCAGGAGCCGCGGTCCTCTGCTACGACCTGTTCAGCGTCTGCAGGGCCGGGACGGCGCTGACCAACTCCAGCCTCAGAGACGTGCTGGTGTTCAGCGAGAACCAGCGGCTGCTCGCCTCCCTgtccaccaccagggggcgacaAGTCCTGCCGTCTCTCAGGTG GTCCGTGGGGAACGGTCCCGTCTCGCTCAGCCGCTGCTCCTGCTGCCAGGTCCGCAGCCCGTCGTCGTGGACCAGCTCGTCTCCAACGCCGCATAGCAACAACGTCTGTCCAAGCTCCGCCTACTCCAGTCAAATCGACCTCTGCCTCGGACCGCCGGCCAGCAGCTGGCAGGAGCAGCCGGGAG AATGCAGCGCTTTGATTCAGGGAGCAAAGATGGCGGAAGTGGCGGATTACCTGGAGCAGAGGTGCGACTGCGGCATCTCGGCTCTCTACCTGCAAG GCACCAACGTTTCCTGCGTGTCCGGATGGCTGCGGGTGCAGGGCGACATCCAGGCGCTGTCtgaccaccagagggcgctcaTCATCCAGACGGCCAGCGCGGATTCCTCTGCTGCTCGGGCCGAGACCTGCTCTCCTC
- the LOC103481084 gene encoding uncharacterized protein LOC103481084 isoform X1, which translates to MFRSRHRTGGVPKLLCRRRFPERLQKMFVTFWICFCLLVMVGADSCLIISEINADNPGLDTTEFVELYHTSGQRASLDGYTLVFYNGKGNVAYKVLDLKDHSTDDRGFFLVGSLDLVPKPAILLPPNTVQNGPDAVVLYRTAAAARYLEKMNVTAVGLVDAVVYMTRRSGGAEFLAEVLTPGEPAFVEDEAAHEADESIERCLLSDDQWGFRVSLPSPGQRNNCTPPAAPLTSPFINELKLGSGQVDGSVELTDVSAAGPVVLVVWDGKTDKVSVSMDVDTSRNGLNFMTVNKKYMKGDESGAVAIYSGRAADFPVGSPLRQTQPLDAFVFAGPGNKPSSNLTETLIPGRLPYQLSTSLREGGFYLSRCGVATWARDPGTFWEAPQTPGLPNKCPWPKICPHTILIPGGTDSPPHLPPGSSGDFLINELNTDTPGAAEDGEYIELWHPSGLRASLQGVWILLFSAHNNKPYREISLSGHFTTSKGYFLLGSDRLAPAPSLRLPPNTIQNGPDAVALYRSLSGPPSAAQRGIPTRGLLDAVVYRQRGSDMEAQELSQALTPGQLPLLEDPDVLPGDEALSRCGGLYPLDLSAFSVAPPTPLRENVCPRPPPAPEGVVISEVSSARWSNHSQQGGFVELQGPALTDLRGLVLSVFDQDAGGTAVAVPLRGVIDQDGFYVVGHGHDADQAFPEGASVPAAGAAVLCYDLFSVCRAGTALTNSSLRDVLVFSENQRLLASLSTTRGRQVLPSLRWSVGNGPVSLSRCSCCQVRSPSSWTSSSPTPHSNNVCPSSAYSSQIDLCLGPPASSWQEQPGECSALIQGAKMAEVADYLEQRCDCGISALYLQGTNVSCVSGWLRVQGDIQALSDHQRALIIQTASADSSAARAETCSPPSTGRYTGAASALGLQIGLIVTVLLLLGLGAALFTYLYRRRRPLDYYTMELSEHAEGLSDL; encoded by the exons ATGTTTAGGAGCCGACACCGAACCGGAGGAGTCCCG AAGCTGCTGTGCCGTCGACGTTTTCCAGAAAGGTTGCAGAAGATGTTCGTTACTTTCTGGATTTGTTTCTGCCTGCTGGTGATGGTCGGTGCGGACTCTTGCCTCATCATCAGCGAGATCAACGCTGATAACCCCGGACTGGACACCACCGAGTTCGTGGAGCTGTACCACACCAGCGGACAGCGAGCCTCCCTGGACGGCTACACCCTGGTGTTTTATAACGGCAAAGGGAACGTAGCCTACAAGGTTCTGGACCTGAAGGACCACAGCACGGACGACAGAGGATTCTTCCTGGTCGGCTCCTTGGACCTGGTGCCCAAGCCGGCCATCCTCCTTCCCCCAAACACGGTCCAGAACGGCCCGGACGCCGTGGTCCTCTACCgcaccgccgccgccgcccgcTACCTGGAGAAGATGAACGTCACGGCGGTGGGGCTGGTGGACGCCGTGGTCTACATGACGCGGCGCTCCGGGGGAGCCGAGTTCCTGGCGGAGGTCCTGACGCCCGGAGAACCGGCGTTTGTTGAAGACGAAGCGGCGCACGAAGCGGACGAGTCGATCGAAAGGTGCCTGCTGTCGGACGACCAATGGGGCTTCCGGGTGTCGCTGCCGTCTCCAGGTCAGCGGAACAACTGCACTCCGCCGGCCGCGCCGCTGACCAGTCCCTTCATTAACGAGCTGAAGCTGGGCAGCGGACAGGTGGACGGGTCGGTGGAGCTGACGGACGTCTCGGCTGCAGGGCCCGTGGTTCTGGTGGTTTGGGACGGGAAAACGGACAAGGTTAGCGTTAGCATGGACGTGGACACGTCCAGGAATGGACTCAACTTTATGACCGTCAACAAGAAATACATGAAAG GCGATGAGTCTGGCGCTGTGGCCATTTACAGCGGCAGAGCTGCAGACTTCCCGGTGGGGAGTCCGCTGAGGCAGACGCAGCCGCTCGACGCGTTCGTGTTCGCCGGGCCTGGAAACAAGCCGAGCTCCAACCTGACGGAGACGCTGATCCCCGGCAGGCTGCCCTACCAGCTCAGCACCAG TTTGCGAGAGGGCGGCTTCTACCTGAGCCGCTGCGGTGTGGCTACCTGGGCCAGAGATCCCGGCACCTTCTGGGAGGCGCCACAGACTCCCGGGCTGCCCAACAAATGCCCCTGGCCCAAAATCTGCCCCCACACCATCT TGATCCCTGGCGGAACGGATTCGCCGCCTCACCTGCCGCCGGGCAGCAGCGGCGACTTCCTGATCAATGAGCTGAACACGGACACGCCGGGCGCGGCCGAGGACGGGGAGTACATCGAGCTGTGGCACCCGTCGGGCCTGCGGGCCTCGCTGCAGGGCGTCTGGATCCTGCTCTTCAGCGCGCACAACAACAAGCCGTACCGGGAGATCAGCCTGAGCGGCCACTTCACCACCTCCAAGGGTTACTTCCTGCTGGGCAGCGACAGGCTGGCGCCGGCGCCGTCGCTCCGCCTTCCTCCCAACACCATCCAGAACGGGCCGGACGCCGTGGCGCTGTACCGCAGCCTGTCCGGCCCGCCGTCGGCGGCCCAGAGGGGGATCCCGACCCGGGGCCTGCTGGACGCCGTGGTGTACCGGCAGAGGGGGTCGGACATGGAGGCGCAGGAGCTGAGCCAGGCGCTGACCCCGGGGCAGCTGCCGCTGCTGGAGGATCCCGATGTTCTGCCCGGCGATGAAGCACTCAGCCGCTGCGGAGGCCTCTACCCGTTGGACCTGTCGGCTTTCTCG GTGGCTCCGCCCACTCCTCTGCGGGAGAACGTCTGCCCCCGTCCTCCTCCGGCGCCGGAAGGCGTCGTCATCAGCGAGGTGTCGAGCGCGCGCTGGAGCAACCACAGCCAGCAGGGGGGCTTCGTGGAGCTGCAGGGGCCGGCCCTGACCGACCTGCGGGGCCTGGTGCTCTCCGTGTTCGACCAGGACGCCGGCGGCACCGCCGTCGCCGTCCCGTTACGAGGAGTCATCGACCAGGACGGCTTCTATGTTGTTGGACATGGCCATGACGCAG ATCAGGCCTTTCCTGAGGGAGCCTCGGTGCCGGCGGCAGGAGCCGCGGTCCTCTGCTACGACCTGTTCAGCGTCTGCAGGGCCGGGACGGCGCTGACCAACTCCAGCCTCAGAGACGTGCTGGTGTTCAGCGAGAACCAGCGGCTGCTCGCCTCCCTgtccaccaccagggggcgacaAGTCCTGCCGTCTCTCAGGTG GTCCGTGGGGAACGGTCCCGTCTCGCTCAGCCGCTGCTCCTGCTGCCAGGTCCGCAGCCCGTCGTCGTGGACCAGCTCGTCTCCAACGCCGCATAGCAACAACGTCTGTCCAAGCTCCGCCTACTCCAGTCAAATCGACCTCTGCCTCGGACCGCCGGCCAGCAGCTGGCAGGAGCAGCCGGGAG AATGCAGCGCTTTGATTCAGGGAGCAAAGATGGCGGAAGTGGCGGATTACCTGGAGCAGAGGTGCGACTGCGGCATCTCGGCTCTCTACCTGCAAG GCACCAACGTTTCCTGCGTGTCCGGATGGCTGCGGGTGCAGGGCGACATCCAGGCGCTGTCtgaccaccagagggcgctcaTCATCCAGACGGCCAGCGCGGATTCCTCTGCTGCTCGGGCCGAGACCTGCTCTCCTC
- the LOC103481084 gene encoding uncharacterized protein LOC103481084 isoform X2 has product MFRSRHRTGGVPKLLCRRRFPERLQKMFVTFWICFCLLVMVGADSCLIISEINADNPGLDTTEFVELYHTSGQRASLDGYTLVFYNGKGNVAYKVLDLKDHSTDDRGFFLVGSLDLVPKPAILLPPNTVQNGPDAVVLYRTAAAARYLEKMNVTAVGLVDAVVYMTRRSGGAEFLAEVLTPGEPAFVEDEAAHEADESIERCLLSDDQWGFRVSLPSPGQRNNCTPPAAPLTSPFINELKLGSGQVDGSVELTDVSAAGPVVLVVWDGKTDKVSVSMDVDTSRNGLNFMTVNKKYMKGDESGAVAIYSGRAADFPVGSPLRQTQPLDAFVFAGPGNKPSSNLTETLIPGRLPYQLSTSLREGGFYLSRCGVATWARDPGTFWEAPQTPGLPNKCPWPKICPHTILIPGGTDSPPHLPPGSSGDFLINELNTDTPGAAEDGEYIELWHPSGLRASLQGVWILLFSAHNNKPYREISLSGHFTTSKGYFLLGSDRLAPAPSLRLPPNTIQNGPDAVALYRSLSGPPSAAQRGIPTRGLLDAVVYRQRGSDMEAQELSQALTPGQLPLLEDPDVLPGDEALSRCGGLYPLDLSAFSVAPPTPLRENVCPRPPPAPEGVVISEVSSARWSNHSQQGGFVELQGPALTDLRGLVLSVFDQDAGGTAVAVPLRGVIDQDGFYVVGHGHDADQAFPEGASVPAAGAAVLCYDLFSVCRAGTALTNSSLRDVLVFSENQRLLASLSTTRGRQVLPSLRSVGNGPVSLSRCSCCQVRSPSSWTSSSPTPHSNNVCPSSAYSSQIDLCLGPPASSWQEQPGECSALIQGAKMAEVADYLEQRCDCGISALYLQGTNVSCVSGWLRVQGDIQALSDHQRALIIQTASADSSAARAETCSPPSTGRYTGAASALGLQIGLIVTVLLLLGLGAALFTYLYRRRRPLDYYTMELSEHAEGLSDL; this is encoded by the exons ATGTTTAGGAGCCGACACCGAACCGGAGGAGTCCCG AAGCTGCTGTGCCGTCGACGTTTTCCAGAAAGGTTGCAGAAGATGTTCGTTACTTTCTGGATTTGTTTCTGCCTGCTGGTGATGGTCGGTGCGGACTCTTGCCTCATCATCAGCGAGATCAACGCTGATAACCCCGGACTGGACACCACCGAGTTCGTGGAGCTGTACCACACCAGCGGACAGCGAGCCTCCCTGGACGGCTACACCCTGGTGTTTTATAACGGCAAAGGGAACGTAGCCTACAAGGTTCTGGACCTGAAGGACCACAGCACGGACGACAGAGGATTCTTCCTGGTCGGCTCCTTGGACCTGGTGCCCAAGCCGGCCATCCTCCTTCCCCCAAACACGGTCCAGAACGGCCCGGACGCCGTGGTCCTCTACCgcaccgccgccgccgcccgcTACCTGGAGAAGATGAACGTCACGGCGGTGGGGCTGGTGGACGCCGTGGTCTACATGACGCGGCGCTCCGGGGGAGCCGAGTTCCTGGCGGAGGTCCTGACGCCCGGAGAACCGGCGTTTGTTGAAGACGAAGCGGCGCACGAAGCGGACGAGTCGATCGAAAGGTGCCTGCTGTCGGACGACCAATGGGGCTTCCGGGTGTCGCTGCCGTCTCCAGGTCAGCGGAACAACTGCACTCCGCCGGCCGCGCCGCTGACCAGTCCCTTCATTAACGAGCTGAAGCTGGGCAGCGGACAGGTGGACGGGTCGGTGGAGCTGACGGACGTCTCGGCTGCAGGGCCCGTGGTTCTGGTGGTTTGGGACGGGAAAACGGACAAGGTTAGCGTTAGCATGGACGTGGACACGTCCAGGAATGGACTCAACTTTATGACCGTCAACAAGAAATACATGAAAG GCGATGAGTCTGGCGCTGTGGCCATTTACAGCGGCAGAGCTGCAGACTTCCCGGTGGGGAGTCCGCTGAGGCAGACGCAGCCGCTCGACGCGTTCGTGTTCGCCGGGCCTGGAAACAAGCCGAGCTCCAACCTGACGGAGACGCTGATCCCCGGCAGGCTGCCCTACCAGCTCAGCACCAG TTTGCGAGAGGGCGGCTTCTACCTGAGCCGCTGCGGTGTGGCTACCTGGGCCAGAGATCCCGGCACCTTCTGGGAGGCGCCACAGACTCCCGGGCTGCCCAACAAATGCCCCTGGCCCAAAATCTGCCCCCACACCATCT TGATCCCTGGCGGAACGGATTCGCCGCCTCACCTGCCGCCGGGCAGCAGCGGCGACTTCCTGATCAATGAGCTGAACACGGACACGCCGGGCGCGGCCGAGGACGGGGAGTACATCGAGCTGTGGCACCCGTCGGGCCTGCGGGCCTCGCTGCAGGGCGTCTGGATCCTGCTCTTCAGCGCGCACAACAACAAGCCGTACCGGGAGATCAGCCTGAGCGGCCACTTCACCACCTCCAAGGGTTACTTCCTGCTGGGCAGCGACAGGCTGGCGCCGGCGCCGTCGCTCCGCCTTCCTCCCAACACCATCCAGAACGGGCCGGACGCCGTGGCGCTGTACCGCAGCCTGTCCGGCCCGCCGTCGGCGGCCCAGAGGGGGATCCCGACCCGGGGCCTGCTGGACGCCGTGGTGTACCGGCAGAGGGGGTCGGACATGGAGGCGCAGGAGCTGAGCCAGGCGCTGACCCCGGGGCAGCTGCCGCTGCTGGAGGATCCCGATGTTCTGCCCGGCGATGAAGCACTCAGCCGCTGCGGAGGCCTCTACCCGTTGGACCTGTCGGCTTTCTCG GTGGCTCCGCCCACTCCTCTGCGGGAGAACGTCTGCCCCCGTCCTCCTCCGGCGCCGGAAGGCGTCGTCATCAGCGAGGTGTCGAGCGCGCGCTGGAGCAACCACAGCCAGCAGGGGGGCTTCGTGGAGCTGCAGGGGCCGGCCCTGACCGACCTGCGGGGCCTGGTGCTCTCCGTGTTCGACCAGGACGCCGGCGGCACCGCCGTCGCCGTCCCGTTACGAGGAGTCATCGACCAGGACGGCTTCTATGTTGTTGGACATGGCCATGACGCAG ATCAGGCCTTTCCTGAGGGAGCCTCGGTGCCGGCGGCAGGAGCCGCGGTCCTCTGCTACGACCTGTTCAGCGTCTGCAGGGCCGGGACGGCGCTGACCAACTCCAGCCTCAGAGACGTGCTGGTGTTCAGCGAGAACCAGCGGCTGCTCGCCTCCCTgtccaccaccagggggcgacaAGTCCTGCCGTCTCTCAG GTCCGTGGGGAACGGTCCCGTCTCGCTCAGCCGCTGCTCCTGCTGCCAGGTCCGCAGCCCGTCGTCGTGGACCAGCTCGTCTCCAACGCCGCATAGCAACAACGTCTGTCCAAGCTCCGCCTACTCCAGTCAAATCGACCTCTGCCTCGGACCGCCGGCCAGCAGCTGGCAGGAGCAGCCGGGAG AATGCAGCGCTTTGATTCAGGGAGCAAAGATGGCGGAAGTGGCGGATTACCTGGAGCAGAGGTGCGACTGCGGCATCTCGGCTCTCTACCTGCAAG GCACCAACGTTTCCTGCGTGTCCGGATGGCTGCGGGTGCAGGGCGACATCCAGGCGCTGTCtgaccaccagagggcgctcaTCATCCAGACGGCCAGCGCGGATTCCTCTGCTGCTCGGGCCGAGACCTGCTCTCCTC